The genomic stretch CCCGGTACGATGGGCACCGGCATGGCGTGGCCCCGCCGGGAAGGGGCAAAGCTCCCGTCCCCTCCatgcctgggcaggagcagggaacgGGGAAGGAGCACCCGGCTCAGCCCCCCCCAGACCTCACACCCACCTCCACAAAGTAGAAGCAGGGCAGGAGCGTCATGCTGTCCTTGGGAGCCCGGGCCTTCTCCTTGGGGGGGATCATGGTCCTGGGGCAGGCGCTGGGGTCCCTCCGGGCTGCGCCTCGGccctgccgtggggcagcagcgTCACCCCCGGCTCTCGGCCCTAcggggggggccgggcagcccccaCGCTCACCCCGCTGCCCCCCTGCAGCTGCTCACCGGGGAGAAGCTGCCGGTAcccgggggctgcccccaccgggaccccccccgggcaTCACTGCGGGGTGAGCCgggcccctgctccccccagggacccccagcaacCCggggaggggcgcgggggggtCCGGCCGAGCCGGGGGCTGCGACAACAGGTGAGGAGGAGGCTTGGCTGTCGCGACAGGCGGCCACTCCCGCGACAGGCGGCgaggctgctgctgcgggcGTGGAGAGGGGGTGTGCCACCCGCAGAGCCGAGCCTGGGATGGGGgtccccgggcaccccccggccacagcccccCCGAAACTGGCACCGAGCCCCGGCTGcaaaaaaggcgggggggggggggcagagcggGGATGGAGCAGCGGGGGGCAACAGCGGGGGGGTATTGAGGGGGGTACTGAGGGGGGGTGTTAATGGGGGGCAGCAAGGGGGGCGGCAAGGGGCTCGCCCCGCGGCAGGGGCCGGTCCCGGCGGTGCCGCAGCCGCGGGCGGGGgtcggggccggggggggggggaggggcccTTTGTGcagcccgcggcccccgccccccactCACCTCAGCTGCAGGACCCCGGGGCgaagcggggccgggggccggggggcggcggccggggggctcCCCTGGAGCCGGGATGCTCCAGCCTCGGCGGagcgcggggagcggcggcttcctccgcccccgccgcctcctcctcctcctcctcctccgccgccgcctccccgccccgccccgccgctcccggccccccccggggcgctGAGTCCCCGCGGGGCCGGAgatgggggtctggggggggtcGGGGGCCAGACAaagggccgggcggggccgggggcagccagCAGGACCGagccccccccgcgccgctcTGCACCCCCGAAAGCTGCTCTGCACCCCGGGCTCTGCACCCCCGAAagctgctctgcaccctgggctctgcacccccaaaagctgctctgcacccccgaaagctgctctgcaccctgggCTCTGCACCCCCGAAAGCTGCTCTGCACCCCCAAAAGCTGCTCTGCACCCCCGAAAGCTGCTCTGCACCCCGGGCTCTGCACCCCCGAAagctgctctgcaccctgggctctgcacccccaaaagctgctctgcacccccgaaagctgctctgcaccctgggCTCTGCACCCCCGAAAGCTGCTCTGCACCCCCAAAAGCTGCTCTGTACCCCGGGCTCTGCACCCCCGAAAGCTGCTCTGCACCCCCGAAAGCTGCTCTGCACCCCGGGCTCTGCAgtgggcaccgggggggggggggtctggggacCCCTCCCCACGCCCCCACCggggctccctcctcccccggccTCACCCGGCTCAGGCCTTTCCCCACCATGTGctgagggggtgctgggggttgcacccccaccccgggaccctcctgcccctccctcACCGagctcccccgccccggggctggggtgaCCCAAGGGCTGCCAAGCCGGGGCTCCCACAGCACTGGGGGGGGTGCGTGACCCCCAAACCCACACCTGCAGAGCTCttccagcccccagcacccacgtGGGCCCCACCGgatgggtgccatggggcacccacCCTCCCTGTGGGCACCGCTGCATCCCAGGAGCCTCGGAGGTGACTTGGGGACGAACCCTTTTCCCGTGCTTGGCGAGGCCGGTGCTGGCATGGGAGCACCGGGGACGGTGCCCGAGGCCGACCTCAGCTGGAGCCTCGACTCTCCCCAAATTcagggctggggcagtgggTGCAACTCCCTTTGCCCCCCCAGGGACTTCCAGCACCTCTTGGAGGAGGCTGAGGCACCCCACgccctgtcctgccctgccttggcTGCCCCACGCTTGCACTGGATCCCAGTCCCGGCCAAGCCCTACCCCGTACCCCACATCCCCTGCCCCACGCTCAGCCCActgcctccccccccaccccccacccactCACAGTCCCATCCGGGCTCTGCGCGGCCCCACGCCACGGCGCCGGCCGCCACGCGTTGCCCTTGTTCCATTTTCGGCCCTAAGTGGGCAGAAATCTGCCGGAGTATTTAACATCTAAATCCCGAATCCCTGGAAGCCGCAGTTAAGCTGCTCTCCCTGCGGAAAATCCACGATTTGAACCAGACTCGGCCACCTCCGGAGCTAGCCGCGCCGCTCTCCTCCCGCCCGCACGCTCCGACCCCATGCCATGTGCTGCCCGACACGTGGGGAGAGAGCGGGAAGACGAAGCcgtccctgcagagggaccccCCCCTCCTTGCCACTGGGGCACGCCGGCCCCTGCGTCCCAGCACCCTCCTCGCTGGTGTCCCCATCCGCCCAGGGACGGGGGGTTCGGTGGTGCTGGGGGTCGGGGGGCTGCTTGGTGCTGGGGGTTGGGTGGTCGATGGCTCAGGGTGGCGGGGCGTCTGCGCAGCCGGACGAAGGCAATTTTGAGCTGTAAAGGCTCGTGGTgcatgaggaggaggaggaggagggtgggctCCAGCCCCTTGCCCGCtgtccccgggggggtcccgctTGGTCCCGGCCGCGCTGGCGGGAGCACGGCAGAGCCCGCAGGCCGGGATGTGGCCGGATCCGGCTGTGGGCAACACCGGCCACCGCGGCGAGGGCAGCACGACCCCGGCCCCAAACAGGCACCGAGCgatgccccggccccgctgctcgGAGGTGCTGGGTCTCGACCCGAGGCGGGGTGAGGGGCTCGGGGACCGACGGGCGGCTCCGGGGCTCCGGGATGCACCGGCACCGGCCGGGAGCCGAGGCGGTGGCTCCGCTTAGTGGCACCGGGGAGAAAGGCAGAGGGGACCGGggctgccaccaccacccctgccATGGCCACCACCATCACCCCTGCCACCGccaccagcccctgccaccGCCCCGCGCCCCAGCCCTCGCAGGAGCTCCCCTCGGGGCAGGGCTttcccccccgggacccccctccAGGTGCCGGTGGTCCCGACCCCGCTGTCCTCGTCCTCGCCAGCCCCAAGGGCAAAACCCACGGGGGGGACGCTCAGCGCTGCTCCACAGCCCCAGGGAACCCACCGAGccggcacccagcacccaccaccaTGCTCCCACCGACCCTCCCCGGGcagctgggtgggggtccctgggccagggcagggggccGGGGCCAGGCCCGGGCGCTGCCGCGTGTGCCGGAGCCTTCACGTGCCAAGAGCTGGATTCGGTTTCGGCTTTGAAAACAACAGCGCAGAAATCCCCCGTGGCGGGTGCCAGGTCCGGCAGCTGGGACAGGctgtttcctccttccctcattGTTTGTGCCGGGAACTCTTGACCCCTTTTATAAActcaatatttgaaaatattcgGCCCACGCTGCGGAAacccccgccgctccccctgCGCTGTCCCTTcctggccccccccccgcccccaacccccaaaaccGGACATAAAAGCAagccccagcccccgccccggctccacGTCTGCCCCACAGAGCCCACGGACCCCACGGCCAGGGCAGAGGCACCGCCGAGCTCCGTCGCAGCCATGGGGCCGAGTCCCGCTCCCCTCCTCATCCTCGctccgctgctgctgctgggggccgTGGTGAACGGTGAGCGCATCCCCCGCCTcgcagggacaggctggggcAGCCACATCCCCAGCATGGGGCGGGGGGTCCTGCCCAGCCCCCCCATTCCTGCCTCTATCTGCAGCCGGGCGCTGCCGTGACCCGTGGGGAGGGGCGGGGGACGCCGGGAGGGGACTGCTGGGGTGACCCCGTGCCACGCTCGCCCGGGCTGGCTGGGGCGATGCCCGGCTAACCCGGACTCTCTCTCGCCTGCcacagggcagccccggggacgGATCCTGGGGGGCTACGAGGCCAAGCCCCACCTGAGGCCGTACATGGCCTCGCTGCAGCTGGACGGGCAGCACGTCTGCGGGGGCTTCCTCATCGCCGAGCAGTGGGTGCTGAGCGCCGCCCACTGCACCGAGGAGACGTGAGTGCCGGCATGGGGGGGcagcctgggggctgctctgtgctggggggTGGCTGCCGGCCTCAGGCCAAATCCCACTCCACAGCCCCAACCCCACTGAAGGAGCAAccagggctctgctcccacctgCGGTGACGCCCTGGGAGGTCCCGGCACCCCGTGGGGGGCTCTctggcaccccacagcaccctgttTCTGTGGCCGGGTGCAGCGACACCCCCAGCTCCGCGTGCCCCACGGGGTGGGCAGAGCCCCTGCGCCCCACACGCTGCTTCTCTTCCAGGGACGGCAAAATCTTCCAGGTCCTCCTGGGCGCCCACTCGCTGACGGAGCCGGAGCCCCACAAACGCCTGTACCGGGTGCGCGCCCAGATCGCCCACCCCGGCAGCAACATCCACAACAACAAGGAcgacctcctcctcctccaggtgGGCTCAGGGCTGCCGGGACCCTCCTTGCCGCTCCCACTGGGCACAGCCCCGCTCCTGCAAATCCCTCTGCCCCTCGGGACCCTGTGGGGTCACTGACCGCAACGGGAGCAAACCCtcgaggccaggctgggacagCTCGGTCCCTTCTGTCCCCTTCCCTGTCCCGTGGGACCGTTCTCCGCTTCCCCCACCAACAACCTTTGGGCAGCATCCAAATGCTTCCATCTTCCCCGTGGTCCCTGCGGCTGCGGCtccggggggctgcgggtggAAGCCCTGAGCACGGCCGAGGCTGGGGCAGTCCCGGCGTCGGGGCTGGGCTCGCCGTGCCCCAGGCCACAGCCAGCCCCCGCTGACCCGGGTCCCCTCTTGCTTCgtggcagctggaggagaaagcGGAGCTCAACGCGCACGTGCAGGTGCTGCCGTTCCAGCGGGAGGACAGGGACGTGGCGGCCGACACGGTGTGCGAGGTGGCCGGCTGGGGCACCATCAGCCACAGCGGCCGCCGGCCGGACAAGCTCTACCAGCTGGAGCGGCCGGTGATCAGCCGCGACGTCTGCAACCACCGCACCTACCACGACCACACCATCACCGAGAAGATGATGTGCACTGACTCCCGCAGGAAGGACACCTGCAAGGTACCGCTCGCCCTGGCCTCCCACCCGTTCCTTTCCCAGACAGGGAACCACGCTCGGAGCCACGGGCTGGGGCTGCCGACCCCCTCGGGGGTCTGGGAGCGGGGTGGGTACCTGCAGCTTGGAAGAGGCGAGGGCGTGGGGCTGTGACCCCAGGGTGACGGGGGCTCCTTGCCCTGTGCTGCCCACTGCAAAGCAGCTCTCATGAGCCTGGGGATGGGTGAGGCCACGGGCACGACCCAGTGCACCCCGGGGGTACCCGCTGATGGGTCTGCCAGGATGCCAGGGGCCACGCTGAAAGCCCCCCAcgtcctggcagagctgggggtctGGGCTGTCGGCAGAGCGAGGGGAGAAGCGAGGGAGGGCAGCACTGACCCCAACCCACAGCTCCTGCGGGTGAAACCCCTGGCTGAGAGCACCCAGGGGCCGAAGCTCTGCCCCTGGCAAGAGCCTTGGGTcaggcagggacccccagctccaggGTCGGGGTGGCATGGGCTGGGCCAGGCCGGCAGACCCTCGGCGGTGCTGATGGAGCCTTCGTCCCGCAGGGAGACTCCGGCGGCCCCCTGGTCTGCAGCGGGGTGGCCGAGGGGGTGGTCACGGCCGGCTCCCGCGTCTGCGGCAACTACAAGAAACCCGCCATCTACACCCGTATCGCCCCGTACGCGCACTGGATCGACAGCGTCATCGCCTCCGCGGCTGGGGAGGGAGACGCTCGCTGAGCCGTCCCCAGGGACCTGGCTCCACGCCGCGGCTTGCTGCCGCCGGCACGGCCGGAGCACCCACGCTGCTGCTCGGGGAAAGCTGCACTGCCAAGAACCGGGGGCTCCCACTGCCGCTCCCACCTGCCCCCGAGCATCCCCCCGTGCCTGGAGGAGGGCCGGCCCGCACGAAACCAGGGGAAGGGGGTCCCCGGTCCCCCTCTCGCGAAGCACAGGGCCCGGCTGGGGGAGGGCCGGGGGTCACAGCCCCCCACGCTGGCGCAAGCCGCAGGCTTTGCTGAACGCGCCGTAACGCTGACCCGCTGCAATAAAGCAATGAcgaattcatagaatcatcgaatcgtttcggttggaaaagacctttaagatcatccaggccaaccattcCTGCATAGCTGCcagggccggggtgggggggggtgtgtctgAATGGGACCCCCCTGCCCAGGGGGTGCGGGCAGCACGGGGAGGAGCTGGGCACGAGGTGGGGAGGTGCTGAGCCTGAGCCCACGGGGACGGTGTGGCCAgggcccccccccgctccctgccacCCACGCATTTGGAGGGAGCCCCATcccctcctttgccttgcccatgtgctgagacccccccccaaactcacCGCGAGCAGCCATCAAACATGAAATAACCCCAAACCTGTGAGCGCTcggccccagctctgccccggcgCGGGGTCTCCTCGAGGGGTGCATGGACTCCGCCGACACCCCAGCACTCGCCTGGCCCCGCTCCCATCCCTGTACCCCGCAGccgagcacccccagcccattGCCCCCGGCGGGCGCCTGCGCCTCGGGGGGAGCAGGGGACGCATCCTGctgcgcggccgcggggcgATAAGGTCCGAATGCGGGGCCTCCCGCGGGGGCATGGTGTGACTTTGTTAAAGCAGAATCTGCGAGTCGCCGATAAGGCCGGAGGGCAGCACCGGCTCTCACGGCAGGGCAGGATCCGTGCTGGGACCCTCGCTCCCTGTCCCAGGGACCCGTGGAAAGGCAAAGGGGGGCGGACGGGGCAATGCTTGCCCTCGGCTCTTGGCCTGCGCTTGTTTTCAAGAGGGgcaggggtgaggcagagcccccgtcctcctgctgcagcccggCCTGCAAGAgactccctgcagccccaggagcgGCCGGCAccgccgctgccccggcagGGCCCTGGTCCGTGCCCGTGTCCCCCGTCGCAGCAGGGCCGGTGCGGGACCTGGGCGCAGAGAGGCCCCTCGCCCTCCCGCAGCCGGGGCTCCCCCGGTCCTTAGAGGGAGCAGGGCCGGGgcgaatcatcgaatcattgaatggtttaggttggaaaagcccttgaagatcatccagtccaaccataacctaacactaccaagtccaccactaaaccgattcagggcagagcagcaatttcatgtttcctggcttggtggctggattattttataatgaaattaaaactaggaatcattaaggttggaaagcatctctaagatcatcagcccaaccatcaccccaacaccaccatgcccactaaaccatggccccaagtgccacctccgcctgttttttgaacccctccagggatggggactcccccacctctctgggcagcctgttccaatgcttgaccactctttccatgaagaaatttctcctaatatccaatctgaacctcccctggcgcagcttgaggccatagAAGGCACAGAGGATCAGAGCGGGGCAGCAGCATCGCGGCAGGGAATTGCGAGACCCTTCCAGCATCCCCAacctgggagcagggaagagtGGGACCAGGAGCGACGGACACACGGCAGGAGGGAGGGCCAGTGCGGGTGAGGTACATCCCTTGTATCGGGGAcggaggaggagaaagcagttCCGGACTTTAAAACCCACCTTCCGTGCCTTGCTGCCAACGCAGCCGCGCCGGAGCTCAGCCGGCGCCTCGGGGAGCGGCTCCCAGCCGCGGGGCTCCATCTCGGGTGGGAGGCGAAGCGGGGAAGTGAGGATCCGTCCTCCCGCAGAGCGGCCGCTCCATCCCTCCTCCGTGCAAACAACAGCGATCAAATGTTAAATAACCCCAAACCTGTTCTCTGAGAAAAAGATTAACCAGGGCTCAGGTTGATTACAGTTTTACTTACAGGGGAGAAGAGCCTTAACAAGAAGTTGTAGTTTCCTAATTAGCCATTTGATTTTCCTTAATTACCAGCAGAATAGCGAGGCAGAGATCAGCTCCGTACAGCAAAACATTAAGCAGAGCTGAGAGACAAACTCTTTGCCATCAGCTCAATTTTTCACTAATAAATGAAAAGGCAGTTCCAGAGGGAAAGGGATATAGAGAAATCGGTTTGTTCTTTCCCTTAAATGGTCTCTGGGGACACCCAGAAGTCGTCTGGCTGGGCAGGAATTTGGCTGGGCAGGAATTTGGCCGAGCCACAGATCGGCTCCAGGCATCTCCACCGCGCTGTGTCAAAGCGTGCAGATGTTTAGATCCGATTCTCTAACGGTGCTGAGCACCCTCAGCCTGGGTTGATCTCGGCAGAAGGACAGGGCAGGTCTTCCTCGGCAGCTCCCCCACGagctgcctgctccagcccagctcccgGCGGCCACTCGGTACCCAGGCCCTTCCCCACCGGCGCTTCCGACAGCCACGCGCCCGGGCAAACCCAGAGCAAGAGCTTGAAGGAGCTTCTGCCGActggaatcatggaatgctttgggctggaagggacctttagagctcacccagcccaacccctgcagtgacagggacagctttaaccagagcagggtgctcagagccccgtccaacctggcctgggatgtttccagggatggggcctccaccgcctctttgggcaaccccttccagtgcttcaccaccctcattgtaaaaaaattcttccttatatccagtctaaatctattcttctttagtttaaatccattactccttgtcctgtcacaacaggccttgctaaaaagcttgcccccatccttcctatcggcccctttcagcactgaaagccgcactcaggtctccccgcagcctcctcctctccaggctgaagtcTCTGCTCCAGAAGTCCTGAAGCCGTGCTGCGCAGCAAGCTGGCTACACCCCGACCCGCTGGGAGGGCGGGAGGCTCGAGGGCTCTCCTCATGCAATTAGAAGCTCACCCTAAGAACCGAAAGACCTTAGAGAGCGGAGCAAGCATGCACCAACAGCCTGGGTCATCCATCtaaagatcatagaatcgtttaggttggaaaagccctttaagatcatccagtccaaccattaacctacactaccaagtctactctaagccaatcaagggtagactagactaaaatgAAACGGCCACGGCTACTACATTCAGCAGACGCAACGTTAGCACCATTAGTTTGCAATTTCTAGCAAGTGAGAGTGCCTGGCAAAGCAGTAGCTGAGCACTGTCAAATGAGAGCAAAAGGTCGATGCGATTTTCGCCCGACCTTGGGAGCGGCGCAGAGCTGCACGCCAGGAACGCTCTTCCTCAAACGTGCCGAAGTGTCCGGCTTTGTCTGAAGCTGGAGACTTACAACAATCCTAATGGCTCGATGTTTTCTCCTCTTGTGTCCATAATAACCTGACAGAAGcttgaaaacattaatttcccCTTCCAATTTTGCAAATGATGTCAGCTCCTTTCCTAACAGGCATGCAATTAACAGggctttcctgcttctcttctgtttgtgcATCAACCACCCTGGCCACGCGCCGTCCAACCAAAGTCACACGGAAGACCGCCAAAGTTTTGAGAACAAACCAAACATTCTGTACAAAATTAAGGAAacttttatttacaaaagaGCTGCTGATTCAGTGAGAGCCGGAGATGTTTGCTCCAGGCAGCAACACTCTCGTGTTCCTGCTCCTCCAGAGGGGGAAGAAATTGCTCCGTTAAAACACAGATAGGTACGATGGTGAAGTCTCCCATCAGAGGGGCAAGTTTACCCGAAGGATGGAGAAGTGCAGGAAAATGGAGTAACCAGCCCACACTGCACTTCCTGAGCAGCCCGTAGCAAAGGACGAGCACAAGGTACCGCGCGCTTGCTCCCCTTTCGCTGGGGACTTGCTCTGCTCACCCCCAGCCGCCACCGTCACCGCGCTGCCCGTGCCAGGGCTCGTGCCGGGGCCCAGGCACTCTGCCCGCTCAGCCCAGAGACACGACCGCAGCAGGGCTCTCTCCTCCCAGGCCCTCGGCCCCAGCTGACACTGACAGGGAAACCCCTGGCATTCCCTTCTAGCTCTTCCCTGTAAAAGAGGAAGCGCTCCCTcccctcttatttttttttttacggcAGAAAGATCAATGCAAGAAAAGCGGCAGCACCGCTGGTCAGCTGCTTGGCACCGTCTCGCGGGCAGCATCGGGACGCTGCTTTCGGAGAGCTGAGGAGAAGAGCTGCCGTTCCTTTGTCCCAAACGCCTCCAAGGAAGGAAGCTCCGAGCAGCTCTTCTGCTCGGCGCCCGCTGTTCCCTCTGTGCCCCACAGAAGGTGCGCTCAGGAATAGCTGAGGGGCATCCTCCTCCACAGCCCCCCACACAAGCAGTTTTTGATCCAGCGCTGCTCCCACTGTTTCACCGCAGTGACTTTGTTCGGCGATTTCAGCATCGTAACACAGCCGCACCTGGAAAGAAGCGGAGAGGTGCAGCCAGGCCCAGGAGACACAGaagcccaggaaaaaaaagccagcgCTGCTGGGGCATCTGCACGGGTCACGCAGGGAGCAAGGAATCTGAGGAGGAAACCAGCTTTTGCCATTTGAGGGTGATGTTTGCGAGCGCTAAAAACCAGCTGAAACCAGGCGAGCGGTTATCTTAAATGAAGAGAGGTTATCTTGGAACAGAAGGCTGTCTTCAAGACAACAGCCCTCAGCTGCTATTtatacagaaaacagcagaCAGTCATCTTGTAAAAAATGATCTGCTACAGAGACCTTCTATTAAAACCAGTAATTAAAGCTAATTCAATCACATGATTAGACGGATGTTTGCTCCCTGCACCATTATTTTGAAATCCAGGCTCTTTTGTGAGGGTGGATGAAGAGGACAGCACAAAAGGACTTAAAATGCAAACCTAGCTTGAAAGATGACCCAAAAATAGCACTATGGATACTGTGATTATTTCCTCTCGCCAGCTCCTCTCCAAGAACACAGgtagttttatttaaagacCAGACCTGCAAAACAAGCCGGGGATCTCTCATCACTAATAAAGACTCCTACAGGCCAAATTCTGGTCTCTATTTACCTGGGCAGCCTGACTGCTCTCAGATTTTCCTGTTAAAGTGATATCATATTTATTCCATGATGCACCATTTACAGCCCTTAGATGAAATACATTTCATCTGTTCAGTCACTGGCAGTGACGACTGCAGCTAATCCTCACAGAGAATTAGGGGTTACTTTGCACCAAGCAAAGCAGTAAGATTTTTAATCTAAACAGCCATGCTGCAACGATACAGAAGCAGCTATCTCGAGTCAGCGACGCTGCTCttcaagaaacattttaagGATCTCGGTCTTCCAGGTTAGGGATGCCTTAAATGCAATCAGAACTGCTTTTTTCCAATGCAAGGGGTAGTGCCATACACCAAAAGCCTTATTATAGAAGCAGCATTTCCTCCTGCAGACACAATTAACATAAAACGTTACTGGGATACCAGCTAGGATGGTAAACAGAGACTAAAAGAGCTGTTGAATGACAAAAAGAACAGTTGGGGTTTCTGCCAAGACCTCCTCTGCACCGAAGGATTACGCTTGCGTTGCTTACCTGGTACACGACTTGCATTCCTCTGTCGGGTATGCTCCTAAATGAAGCCGCCTCAGATGATCAATTTTGGGCTGTCCAGGCGCCCTGGGTAGAAAGAAGAATGGGAATTTTTCCAGAATATCGCTTTCTAAAAGCTGTTTCCAGGACAGTGAGCTGCACTTCAGCGGCCAACATGACACAGGCCTTGGCTACCTAGTCTACCGAGCACCATGGGATTCAAGGCCatgctgacaggaacctcatcacaaaccagcatttttttccaccctCCATTTGCCATCTCTTTTCCATACTTTAAATTCCCAGCCCATTGCAAGTTAGGACACAAGTTCAAGCAGGGAGAATAAACTGCTCTTGGCTCACACCAGCAAACGGATGAGCCAAAAAACACAGGCGCCCCAAACCCACTGACCTCTCGGAGCTGGAAAGAGATCCCAAAGCCTCCCAACACCCTTTTTCTCACCCCACCAGCTATTCGTTTCAGGTCTCTGT from Pelecanus crispus isolate bPelCri1 chromosome 20, bPelCri1.pri, whole genome shotgun sequence encodes the following:
- the CFD gene encoding complement factor D — translated: MGPSPAPLLILAPLLLLGAVVNGQPRGRILGGYEAKPHLRPYMASLQLDGQHVCGGFLIAEQWVLSAAHCTEETDGKIFQVLLGAHSLTEPEPHKRLYRVRAQIAHPGSNIHNNKDDLLLLQLEEKAELNAHVQVLPFQREDRDVAADTVCEVAGWGTISHSGRRPDKLYQLERPVISRDVCNHRTYHDHTITEKMMCTDSRRKDTCKGDSGGPLVCSGVAEGVVTAGSRVCGNYKKPAIYTRIAPYAHWIDSVIASAAGEGDAR